One Acidiferrobacter thiooxydans DNA window includes the following coding sequences:
- a CDS encoding MipA/OmpV family protein: protein MGSELAADRRGASWGVRLGCMVLGMFGVGTVAAQTAHYQGGVGVALFLAPAYPGSDSERLFAYPYPYWDYESPTLHLHHQHLRAKWARHSSFSIGLGANGSPPAAAGTPDARAGMPNLDPTVALGPDIMMRLPARAGGWRIWLGARARYRWAMGPGLQLMPLGSSASAFVESRTPRGRVWPIVVSFGPVFRGHGVNEYFFGVPPAYAAAGRPAYSAPGGYAGVRLTAAVSTRAGPFDFAIFGRYRNYSGAAFASSPLLKVSNTLIVGAAVVWVFVRSGDD from the coding sequence ATGGGAAGCGAGCTGGCGGCGGATCGGCGGGGCGCGTCATGGGGTGTGCGTCTCGGGTGTATGGTCCTGGGGATGTTTGGGGTCGGCACGGTGGCGGCCCAGACCGCGCACTACCAAGGCGGTGTGGGGGTGGCCCTCTTCCTGGCGCCTGCCTATCCGGGTTCCGACAGTGAGCGGCTATTCGCCTACCCCTACCCGTACTGGGACTACGAATCCCCCACGCTGCACCTGCACCACCAACACCTGCGTGCGAAATGGGCCCGTCATTCGTCGTTCAGTATCGGTCTTGGGGCCAATGGCTCGCCGCCGGCGGCGGCCGGTACACCGGATGCGCGCGCCGGCATGCCGAACCTAGACCCGACCGTGGCCCTGGGGCCGGATATCATGATGCGCCTCCCCGCGCGCGCCGGCGGCTGGCGCATCTGGCTGGGCGCCCGCGCCCGCTATCGTTGGGCCATGGGCCCCGGCCTGCAGCTTATGCCGCTTGGCAGCAGCGCCTCGGCGTTCGTCGAATCGCGGACCCCGCGCGGGCGCGTCTGGCCCATTGTGGTAAGCTTTGGCCCCGTTTTTCGCGGCCATGGGGTCAACGAGTATTTTTTCGGCGTGCCACCAGCCTATGCGGCGGCGGGGCGGCCGGCCTATTCCGCCCCTGGCGGTTATGCCGGGGTACGGCTTACGGCGGCCGTGAGCACGCGCGCGGGCCCTTTCGATTTTGCGATCTTCGGGCGCTATCGCAACTACTCGGGTGCGGCGTTTGCATCGAGCCCCTTGCTGAAGGTGTCGAATACGCTCATCGTCGGGGCGGCGGTGGTATGGGTGTTTGTTCGCTCCGGGGATGATTGA
- a CDS encoding MMPL family transporter, whose protein sequence is MNARPTAFTVTAVWLAALAILAALIVHTARFGGSLTAFLPRSGSTVQRALVHGLHKGAASRLLLLAIRGGTGVARARASRALTRRLRRDTRDFALVANSGAAVARGVEGFLFHDRYLLAPRTSWTVPALRADLRRDLAILESPAGLSATKVLADPTGAVMAAARPWRGAAGGPRSRHGVWVSRDEHAALLLVETHASGFSVGPQRRALGLIHAAFAQVADHKPLSLEIGGTGAITVAANDKVADSAKRLTIIDLILVAGILGFVYRSGPPLLVSLVPLASGAMVATAVIGLVFPRLAITTLGFGTMLIGVAMDYPTYVLLHVRGGESVPRAAQRVARALGLAMIAMVIGFSTMITSHLAGLVQLGVFAAVGLAAAALAARYVLPFMIPAWRPLADLSVWDDRAARVSARLRRARGAVVIVALAAIGVLWQHGGHVWDDHLSALSPASHTLMRETGRLSRAFGVPGLSSLVVVTAANRERALVASAALRPVLARLRRERALAGYRMAAQYLPSVAVQRRRQRALPAPAILRRRLRAAAVGMPFRLRAFHEFVAAVAKARHAAPLRPADLPAPMRMQMGGLLMRVHGRGVAFVPLSDVRNARRVARAIRASAVAGAHYVVVKRAVGRLMAGYRAALLRHALIAGALMAVVIAIGLRSVREATRLVLPMAAAIVTTCALLVMTGPGLTLLNLVALLLIAGLGMGYALFLGEHGLIAERRPLAPWVCAATTITGFGVMATAPVAMLRSVGLTVSLGALLALLFTAAWSLGASRAS, encoded by the coding sequence GTGAACGCCAGACCAACGGCATTTACGGTGACCGCCGTGTGGCTGGCGGCGTTGGCGATACTGGCGGCGCTGATCGTCCATACCGCGCGCTTTGGAGGGAGCCTGACGGCGTTTCTGCCGCGATCGGGCAGCACGGTGCAGCGCGCCCTGGTGCACGGCCTTCACAAGGGCGCGGCATCCCGTCTTTTGTTGCTGGCGATTCGCGGCGGTACCGGGGTAGCGCGGGCGCGGGCGTCACGGGCGCTCACCCGGCGATTGCGCCGCGATACGCGCGATTTTGCGCTGGTCGCCAATAGCGGAGCGGCGGTAGCGCGGGGTGTCGAGGGATTTCTGTTCCACGACCGCTATCTGCTGGCGCCGCGCACGTCGTGGACGGTGCCGGCGCTACGCGCCGATCTGCGGCGTGATCTGGCCATTCTCGAGTCCCCGGCGGGCTTGAGTGCCACCAAGGTCCTGGCCGATCCCACGGGCGCGGTCATGGCCGCGGCCCGGCCCTGGCGGGGCGCGGCGGGAGGGCCGCGCTCGCGCCATGGCGTGTGGGTGTCGCGCGACGAGCACGCGGCGCTATTGCTCGTGGAGACGCACGCGTCGGGGTTTTCGGTGGGACCGCAGCGCCGTGCGCTCGGCCTGATCCATGCCGCGTTCGCGCAGGTCGCGGATCATAAGCCGCTGTCTCTGGAGATCGGCGGCACCGGGGCGATAACGGTGGCGGCCAATGACAAGGTTGCAGACAGCGCCAAGCGTCTGACGATCATCGACCTCATCTTGGTGGCGGGGATCTTGGGATTCGTCTATCGCTCGGGACCGCCGCTGCTCGTGAGCCTCGTGCCGCTTGCCAGCGGGGCGATGGTCGCCACCGCGGTCATCGGTTTGGTGTTTCCGAGACTTGCGATCACGACGCTCGGGTTTGGCACCATGCTGATCGGCGTGGCCATGGACTACCCGACCTATGTGCTTTTGCATGTTCGGGGCGGGGAGAGCGTTCCGCGCGCGGCACAGCGCGTGGCGCGCGCCCTGGGACTGGCGATGATCGCCATGGTGATCGGATTTTCCACCATGATCACCTCGCATCTCGCCGGTCTCGTGCAGCTCGGTGTATTCGCGGCCGTAGGGCTTGCGGCGGCGGCATTGGCGGCGCGCTATGTCCTGCCGTTCATGATCCCGGCATGGCGTCCGCTCGCCGATCTGTCCGTGTGGGACGATCGCGCGGCACGGGTTTCCGCCCGACTGCGTCGTGCGCGCGGTGCGGTGGTGATAGTGGCGTTGGCCGCCATCGGGGTTCTCTGGCAGCACGGCGGCCACGTATGGGATGACCACCTGTCGGCCTTGAGTCCGGCGTCGCATACCCTCATGCGCGAGACCGGGCGACTTAGCCGGGCGTTCGGAGTGCCGGGGCTCTCGTCGCTCGTGGTGGTGACCGCCGCCAATCGTGAACGGGCGCTGGTGGCCTCCGCCGCGCTGCGACCGGTATTGGCAAGGCTACGCCGGGAGCGCGCCCTTGCCGGTTACCGGATGGCGGCCCAATACCTGCCGAGCGTGGCTGTGCAGAGGCGCCGGCAGCGCGCGCTGCCAGCGCCTGCGATCCTGCGCCGGCGACTGCGCGCCGCGGCCGTCGGCATGCCATTTCGCCTACGCGCGTTTCACGAATTCGTGGCGGCCGTCGCCAAGGCGCGCCACGCGGCCCCGCTACGTCCCGCCGATCTGCCGGCACCGATGCGCATGCAAATGGGTGGCCTGCTTATGCGGGTCCATGGGCGGGGTGTGGCGTTCGTGCCTCTATCCGATGTCCGCAATGCCCGGCGCGTGGCCCGGGCGATACGGGCAAGCGCGGTCGCGGGGGCCCACTATGTGGTGGTGAAGCGTGCCGTGGGGCGTCTCATGGCCGGCTATCGCGCGGCGCTGTTGCGCCATGCGCTCATCGCCGGGGCGCTCATGGCGGTGGTCATCGCCATCGGTCTGCGATCAGTGCGCGAGGCCACGCGCCTTGTGCTGCCGATGGCCGCGGCGATCGTGACCACCTGTGCCTTGCTGGTGATGACAGGTCCGGGCCTCACGCTTTTGAACCTCGTGGCCTTGCTGCTCATTGCCGGTCTTGGCATGGGCTACGCGCTGTTTCTCGGGGAGCATGGGCTCATCGCCGAACGCCGGCCGCTTGCGCCCTGGGTATGCGCCGCCACCACCATAACCGGATTTGGGGTCATGGCCACGGCGCCTGTGGCGATGTTGCGCTCGGTAGGCCTGACCGTGAGCCTGGGGGCGCTGCTCGCGCTGCTCTTTACCGCCGCCTGGTCCTTGGGCGCGTCGCGGGCCTCATGA
- a CDS encoding phosphopantetheine-binding protein — protein MNSRQTDFEREIAQLLVSSLNLALDADSIDPEAPLFREGLGLDSIDMLEIALAISQHYGIQLRSDDPENAVIFASLRALAATIGARRT, from the coding sequence GTGAATAGCAGGCAAACCGATTTTGAGCGTGAGATTGCGCAGCTGCTCGTGAGCAGCCTGAACCTGGCGCTCGATGCGGACTCGATCGATCCCGAGGCCCCGCTGTTCCGCGAGGGTCTGGGGCTCGATTCGATCGACATGCTGGAGATTGCGTTGGCGATCTCCCAGCATTACGGTATCCAATTGCGATCCGATGACCCGGAGAACGCCGTCATCTTCGCATCCCTGCGGGCGCTCGCCGCGACCATCGGCGCGCGCCGGACCTAA
- a CDS encoding LolA-related protein has translation MAQAWFEKRERGSRFGLRAARILALRLGRRTARVLLWPITAYFFWALPEGRAGLRRYYQALDGQQPTRARLFGHYLTFARTILDRVYLLARHRDAPRYEIRGFEAVASYLDHGQGVILLGAHMGSFEAARAAAFLRPELKIQVIMHTGVSRKLAEVLTVLQPEARDSIVPLGGRRRYCGYASFSRRGAWWGSWAIAPSPARPPIPLISWGRRRHSRWDLCGLQPSCAPRYSSLPRSTARRPTVCAAMNWYSNRCAVRPRTQRRVRNGCDSWGSAMRKPWGRSVAWPPTTGLIFMTSGKPRTGIRFAAALLAILTTGMARAASRPWTVPMLLKTLAHTVTHKVRFIEVNHLASLRRPVQAHGTLQYEKPDTLIMTQSAPRKAVYRIVGDRLFVNQARRGVPVSRYPGVIAMVSGFEGLLSGNYALLTHDFHARLQGDRKAWRLLLRPRLAALKRALVSVAISGHGARLAEIVTRAPNGDSSDMRILP, from the coding sequence ATGGCCCAGGCGTGGTTTGAAAAGCGTGAGCGCGGCAGCCGCTTCGGGCTGCGCGCGGCGCGGATCCTGGCGCTGCGCCTGGGACGGCGCACGGCGCGCGTCCTGTTGTGGCCGATTACCGCTTATTTCTTCTGGGCCCTGCCCGAGGGCCGTGCCGGCCTGCGCCGCTACTATCAGGCCTTGGACGGCCAGCAACCCACACGCGCGCGCCTGTTCGGTCATTACCTGACCTTTGCGCGCACGATCCTAGATCGCGTCTATTTGCTGGCCCGGCATCGCGACGCGCCGCGTTACGAGATTCGCGGCTTCGAGGCGGTCGCTTCGTACCTGGACCACGGCCAGGGCGTCATCCTGCTGGGCGCGCATATGGGCAGTTTCGAGGCCGCGCGCGCCGCCGCGTTTTTGCGCCCGGAGCTGAAGATCCAGGTCATCATGCATACCGGGGTATCGCGCAAATTGGCCGAAGTCCTGACGGTCCTACAGCCCGAGGCGCGGGATTCGATCGTACCTTTGGGGGGCCGGCGTCGTTACTGCGGGTACGCGAGTTTCTCGCGCAGGGGGGCCTGGTGGGGTTCATGGGCGATCGCACCATCGCCGGCGAGACCACCTATCCCGCTGATTTCCTGGGGGCGACGGCGCCATTCCCGCTGGGACCTTTGCGGCTTGCAGCCGTCCTGCGCGCCCCGGTATTCTTCTTTACCGCGCTCTACCGCGCGGCGGCCGACGGTGTGTGCCGCTATGAATTGGTATTCGAACCGCTGTGCGGTCCGGCCCCGGACGCAAAGGCGCGTGAGGAATGGATGCGACAGCTGGGGGAGCGCTATGCGCAAACCCTGGGGACGTTCTGTCGCCTGGCCCCCGACAACTGGTTTAATTTTTATGACTTCTGGCAAACCCCGGACGGGGATTCGTTTCGCCGCAGCGCTGCTCGCGATCCTGACGACCGGGATGGCCCGCGCGGCCAGTCGCCCATGGACGGTCCCGATGCTGCTAAAGACCCTGGCGCACACGGTGACCCATAAGGTGCGGTTTATCGAGGTCAATCACCTGGCGAGTCTGCGGCGCCCCGTGCAGGCGCATGGCACGCTCCAGTATGAGAAGCCCGATACCCTCATCATGACCCAGAGCGCGCCGCGCAAGGCCGTATACCGGATCGTCGGTGACCGGCTGTTTGTCAATCAGGCCCGCCGGGGAGTACCGGTCAGCCGTTATCCCGGCGTGATCGCCATGGTGTCCGGGTTCGAGGGGCTTTTGAGCGGGAACTACGCCTTGCTCACGCACGATTTCCACGCGCGCCTGCAGGGGGATCGCAAGGCCTGGCGACTGCTGCTGCGCCCACGTCTTGCCGCCTTGAAGCGGGCCCTGGTGAGTGTCGCGATCAGTGGGCATGGGGCGCGTCTTGCAGAGATCGTGACCCGCGCCCCGAACGGTGATAGCTCGGATATGCGCATCCTTCCGTGA
- a CDS encoding beta-ketoacyl-ACP synthase has product MMEDGLAITHYTLTSAFGRGLAAQRAGLMSGRSMLVPHTLADGTACMIGQVAGLEEVVMPAALTRYDCRNNRLARFALDADGFAQAVGATARRVGAWRIGVVIGTSTSGIAATEAAYRAPVFQGPGALPVDFPYRETHNVFSCADFVRRYLGVKGPALVVSTACSSSAKAFATGARLIASGVCQAVVVGGVDSLCDTTLYGFHALNLLSRTHPRPFDADRDGIAIGEAAGFALLAPAGDCGESRGLRLVATGDSADAYHMTAPHPEARGARAALEATLTSAGWRPDTVDYVHLHGTGTAHNDAAEDLALMRVGLGAVPASSTKGAIGHTLGAAGMCGVVLTAEAMAAGFLPGTVATRLPDPRFRSRLLLSGESGAIRRALVNTFGFGGSNCCLALAWRP; this is encoded by the coding sequence ATGATGGAAGACGGTCTCGCCATCACGCACTATACGCTCACGAGCGCCTTCGGCCGCGGCCTCGCCGCCCAGCGCGCCGGGCTCATGAGCGGGCGGTCGATGCTGGTTCCGCATACCCTGGCGGACGGGACGGCGTGCATGATCGGGCAGGTCGCGGGTCTGGAGGAGGTGGTCATGCCCGCGGCCCTGACACGCTATGATTGCCGCAACAATCGCCTCGCGCGGTTTGCGCTCGACGCCGATGGCTTCGCGCAGGCGGTGGGCGCGACTGCGCGCCGCGTGGGCGCCTGGCGTATCGGGGTGGTGATCGGCACGAGCACCTCGGGGATCGCCGCCACCGAGGCGGCCTATCGGGCCCCGGTCTTTCAGGGGCCGGGGGCACTGCCGGTCGATTTCCCGTACCGCGAGACCCACAATGTGTTTTCGTGCGCGGACTTCGTGCGCCGCTATCTCGGTGTGAAAGGCCCGGCGCTGGTGGTGTCGACGGCGTGCTCATCGAGTGCCAAGGCGTTCGCCACCGGCGCGCGGCTCATCGCCTCCGGTGTCTGTCAGGCGGTGGTGGTGGGCGGCGTCGACAGTCTCTGTGATACCACGCTTTATGGCTTTCATGCGTTGAATCTTTTGTCCCGGACGCATCCCCGGCCGTTCGATGCCGACCGCGATGGGATTGCGATCGGCGAAGCGGCGGGATTTGCGCTCCTCGCGCCGGCCGGAGATTGTGGCGAATCCCGAGGATTGCGCCTGGTGGCCACCGGCGACAGCGCGGATGCCTACCACATGACCGCCCCGCATCCCGAGGCACGGGGGGCGCGCGCGGCGCTGGAGGCGACCCTCACGAGCGCCGGCTGGCGACCGGACACGGTCGACTATGTGCACCTGCATGGCACCGGGACTGCGCACAACGATGCCGCCGAAGATCTGGCGCTGATGCGCGTGGGTCTTGGTGCGGTCCCGGCGAGCTCCACGAAGGGGGCCATCGGGCATACACTGGGGGCCGCGGGTATGTGCGGGGTGGTGTTGACGGCTGAGGCCATGGCTGCGGGATTCCTGCCGGGGACCGTCGCTACGCGATTGCCCGATCCGCGATTCCGGTCGCGTCTGCTGCTTTCAGGCGAGAGCGGCGCAATCCGCCGGGCCTTGGTCAATACCTTCGGATTTGGCGGCAGCAATTGCTGTCTCGCGCTCGCATGGCGCCCGTGA
- a CDS encoding beta-ketoacyl synthase chain length factor, with amino-acid sequence MNIYVAGWGVLGPGLPDAQAARALLAGERAYRHDRVRMPLAEGLSANEARRCPMSARYALDVGRQALRAAGWDPAGVATVFSSASGDLEIADKNCRALAQPPIALSPTLFHNSVHNAAGGYWGIATGSRAPTTSLSAYDDSFAAGLLEALTTVGPGRACLLIAYDLSPPAAFAAVRGITAPFAVALALTAERPPGWCAMLSWEWGYCEPAADIPMSDAALEALRVANPAARSLPLLRTLGLQQDGILSWPDAGGGALRLAVSFGP; translated from the coding sequence GTGAACATATATGTTGCCGGATGGGGCGTCCTGGGTCCGGGCCTTCCGGACGCGCAAGCGGCGCGCGCCCTATTAGCAGGGGAGCGGGCTTATCGGCATGACAGGGTGCGCATGCCGCTCGCCGAGGGACTTTCCGCCAATGAGGCGCGGCGCTGTCCGATGTCCGCGCGCTATGCCCTGGATGTCGGACGGCAGGCCTTGCGCGCCGCCGGCTGGGACCCGGCGGGGGTGGCTACGGTGTTCAGTTCCGCAAGCGGCGATCTCGAGATCGCCGACAAGAACTGCCGGGCCTTGGCGCAGCCGCCGATCGCCCTGTCGCCGACCCTGTTTCACAACTCCGTGCATAACGCCGCCGGGGGCTACTGGGGGATCGCGACCGGCTCGCGGGCGCCTACGACCAGTCTGTCTGCCTATGATGACAGCTTCGCCGCCGGCCTGCTCGAGGCCTTGACCACGGTCGGCCCCGGCCGCGCGTGCCTCTTGATCGCCTACGACCTCTCACCGCCTGCGGCGTTTGCCGCAGTACGCGGGATTACCGCACCGTTTGCCGTGGCGCTGGCCCTGACCGCTGAGCGGCCACCGGGGTGGTGCGCGATGTTGTCGTGGGAATGGGGGTACTGTGAACCAGCCGCCGACATCCCCATGTCGGATGCCGCGCTCGAGGCCCTGCGTGTCGCCAACCCGGCCGCGCGTAGCCTGCCGCTTTTGCGTACGCTCGGCCTCCAGCAGGATGGGATCCTGTCATGGCCAGACGCGGGTGGCGGCGCCCTGCGTTTGGCGGTGTCTTTCGGCCCATGA